The following proteins come from a genomic window of Polaribacter dokdonensis:
- a CDS encoding response regulator transcription factor codes for MSKIKVLLAEDEASLGMIVRESLESRDFIVDHAENGEQALDLYKTNQPDILVLDVMMPKKDGFTLAKEIRESNKNIPIIFLTAKSQTSDVLEGFNLGGNDYLKKPFSMEELIVRIKALLNRIELKTNLELIKIGNYIFNFTKQTLEFENLKENLTHREAELLFHLQQNKNQVLDRTFILNKLWGNDDFFNARSMDVFISKLRKKLKKDENIQILNIRGFGYKLIC; via the coding sequence ATGAGTAAAATTAAAGTTCTTTTAGCCGAAGATGAAGCAAGCTTAGGCATGATAGTTAGAGAGAGTTTAGAAAGCAGAGATTTTATTGTAGATCATGCAGAAAATGGTGAGCAAGCTTTAGACCTTTATAAAACCAATCAGCCAGATATTTTAGTTTTAGATGTAATGATGCCAAAGAAAGATGGATTTACTTTGGCAAAAGAAATAAGAGAATCGAATAAAAATATTCCCATTATTTTTTTAACTGCAAAATCGCAAACATCAGATGTTTTAGAAGGTTTTAATTTAGGTGGAAATGATTATTTAAAAAAGCCTTTTTCTATGGAAGAGTTAATTGTAAGAATTAAAGCGCTTTTAAATAGAATAGAATTAAAAACAAATCTTGAGCTCATTAAAATTGGTAATTACATCTTTAATTTCACCAAACAGACCTTAGAATTCGAAAACTTAAAAGAAAATCTTACACATAGAGAAGCAGAATTGTTATTCCATTTACAACAAAATAAAAACCAGGTTTTAGATAGAACCTTTATTCTAAATAAATTATGGGGTAATGATGATTTCTTTAATGCAAGAAGCATGGACGTATTTATAAGTAAACTAAGAAAAAAGCTTAAAAAGGATGAAAATATTCAAATTTTGAATATCAGAGGATTTGGTTATAAATTAATCTGTTAA
- a CDS encoding sensor histidine kinase, whose amino-acid sequence MNTKKYTWIFYFITATILTTIAVQIYWNYKNYQENKQRVQNEIQLSLDAAVEIYYANLAKKDFLTILRPSEDKVDIKFTTEGSYDSIFKSIRKEKKKGTKPKFTISNIKITSDDNLSQQQLDSMMNGMKDFANELSKDKLSTKKTKRDTAILFTQFTDERNGFSLDKNGKKTDIQYFKGKKSADSLKLIKNLKPMFISFFDNSLNYNKIDSLIDNQLSKKGIDIKTSFHHIKSDTLFHQTKDSVLNSETFLAVSKSTFVKENQRFELLYNNPNLEALQRSFGGIFISLVLSLLIISCLFYLLKIINKQKQLASIKNDLISNITHEFKTPIATVSTALEAISDFNVIDDKEKTQRYLAMSSIQLKKLHQMVEKLLETATLDSEQLVLKKESVDVVEMTEKIVQKHKLLATNKQITFATNKQPIYVQVDVFHFENVISNLIDNAVKYGGDEIEININSILKSTEISIADNGLGIEKNQQEKIFDKFYRVPKGNTHDVKGFGIGLYYCKKIVEKHLGKLSLISDNSQTIFKISIPNE is encoded by the coding sequence ATGAACACCAAAAAATACACTTGGATATTTTATTTTATTACAGCAACTATATTAACTACCATTGCTGTTCAAATTTATTGGAATTATAAAAATTACCAAGAAAACAAACAACGTGTCCAAAATGAAATTCAGCTTAGTTTAGATGCAGCTGTAGAGATCTATTATGCCAATTTAGCAAAGAAAGATTTTTTAACAATATTAAGACCAAGTGAAGATAAGGTTGATATAAAATTCACTACAGAAGGTTCTTATGATTCTATCTTTAAAAGCATTCGAAAAGAAAAGAAAAAAGGAACAAAACCAAAGTTTACAATAAGCAACATCAAAATAACTTCAGATGATAATCTTTCTCAGCAGCAGTTAGATTCTATGATGAATGGTATGAAAGATTTTGCAAATGAACTTAGTAAAGATAAATTATCAACTAAAAAAACAAAAAGAGACACTGCAATTCTTTTTACACAATTTACGGATGAGAGAAATGGTTTCTCTCTAGATAAAAATGGTAAAAAAACTGATATTCAATATTTTAAAGGAAAGAAATCTGCAGATAGTCTTAAGTTGATTAAGAATTTAAAACCTATGTTTATTTCTTTTTTCGACAACTCTTTAAACTATAACAAAATAGATTCTTTAATAGACAATCAATTAAGTAAAAAAGGAATTGATATTAAAACAAGTTTTCATCATATTAAGAGTGATACCCTTTTTCATCAAACCAAAGATTCTGTTTTAAATTCAGAAACTTTTTTAGCGGTTTCAAAATCTACATTTGTAAAAGAAAATCAACGTTTTGAGCTGCTATACAATAACCCGAATTTGGAAGCATTACAAAGAAGTTTTGGAGGTATATTTATATCACTTGTATTATCGCTGTTAATTATATCTTGTTTGTTTTATTTATTAAAAATAATCAACAAACAGAAACAATTAGCAAGTATTAAAAATGATTTAATTAGTAATATAACTCATGAATTTAAAACACCTATTGCAACTGTATCTACAGCCTTAGAAGCTATATCTGATTTTAATGTTATAGATGACAAAGAAAAAACACAAAGGTATTTAGCAATGTCTAGTATTCAGCTGAAAAAACTACATCAAATGGTTGAAAAATTATTAGAAACTGCAACTTTAGATAGCGAACAATTAGTTCTTAAAAAAGAAAGTGTAGATGTTGTAGAAATGACTGAAAAAATTGTGCAAAAACATAAATTACTCGCTACAAATAAGCAAATTACTTTTGCTACAAATAAACAACCTATATATGTACAAGTAGATGTTTTTCATTTTGAAAATGTAATTTCTAATCTCATAGATAATGCTGTAAAATATGGTGGAGATGAAATTGAAATAAATATAAACTCAATTTTAAAATCTACAGAAATATCTATTGCTGATAATGGTTTAGGCATAGAGAAAAATCAGCAAGAAAAAATCTTTGATAAATTCTATAGAGTTCCAAAAGGTAACACACATGATGTAAAAGGTTTTGGAATTGGCTTGTATTACTGTAAAAAAATTGTTGAAAAACACTTAGGCAAGCTATCATTAATATCAGATAACAGTCAGACTATTTTTAAAATTTCTATACCTAATGAGTAA
- a CDS encoding GLPGLI family protein, with protein MKAILTGLMLLFVATISAQNFSGRATYKTSRKSTIKFGENQKGITDKMQEELKKRMQKMNQKTFILEFDKTTSIYKEDVKLDNPNPQARRGGVMVMSFGGSGSTDIYFKNIKNQKFANKTAIMGKPFLVKDKLKKINWELSSETKNIGMYTCYKATATEEVENIKISMINGESKETKTKETITTTAWYTTQVPISNGPKDYQGLPGLILEINDGKNLIVCTEIVLNPEKPVVIVEPTKGKVVNQKKFSKIQKEKSDEMMEKMRSRNGVDLGNGIQIKMGG; from the coding sequence ATGAAAGCGATACTAACAGGTTTAATGCTACTTTTTGTAGCTACAATTTCAGCACAAAATTTTTCAGGGAGAGCTACTTATAAAACTAGTAGAAAATCTACCATCAAATTTGGTGAAAATCAAAAAGGAATAACAGATAAAATGCAGGAAGAACTTAAGAAGCGAATGCAGAAAATGAATCAAAAAACGTTCATTTTAGAGTTTGATAAGACTACATCTATCTATAAAGAAGATGTAAAGTTAGATAATCCAAATCCGCAAGCAAGAAGAGGTGGAGTAATGGTAATGTCTTTTGGAGGTTCAGGTAGCACAGATATTTATTTCAAAAATATAAAGAATCAAAAATTTGCAAATAAAACTGCAATTATGGGTAAACCATTTTTGGTAAAAGATAAATTGAAGAAAATTAACTGGGAGCTTTCATCAGAAACCAAAAACATTGGTATGTATACTTGTTATAAAGCTACAGCTACAGAAGAAGTAGAAAATATTAAAATTAGTATGATTAATGGTGAATCTAAAGAAACTAAAACCAAAGAAACCATTACTACAACTGCTTGGTATACTACTCAAGTTCCAATTAGTAATGGTCCTAAAGACTATCAAGGTTTGCCAGGTTTAATTTTAGAAATTAATGATGGTAAAAACTTAATTGTTTGTACAGAAATTGTTTTAAATCCAGAAAAACCTGTTGTTATTGTAGAGCCAACAAAGGGTAAAGTGGTTAATCAAAAGAAGTTCTCTAAAATTCAAAAAGAGAAATCTGATGAAATGATGGAAAAGATGAGAAGTAGAAATGGGGTAGATCTTGGAAATGGAATTCAAATTAAAATGGGTGGCTAA
- a CDS encoding GLPGLI family protein yields the protein MKSLLTLFLAFITITSFAQKDFEGQATYMSKTTMDMSRFGNQMSEQQKKQIMARMKNFLEKTYTLSFNRNESSFKEDVKLDAPGSSGPRWGASNGQGSIYKNLKEREMIEDVEQFSKRFLVVEPMDQPKWELGTESKKIGQYTVYKATMTTVDNKIDWGGIFRRGRRNQAKDSTNTEDKEEVKMLNVTAWYTPQIPVSSGPESYWGLPGLILEINADRTTMLCTEIIINPSESIEIEKPKKGKKVSREEYNKIIKVKTEELKERFQNRRRGGGRGF from the coding sequence ATGAAATCATTACTAACACTCTTTTTGGCATTTATCACAATTACAAGTTTTGCACAAAAAGATTTTGAAGGTCAAGCAACCTACATGTCTAAAACTACTATGGATATGAGTAGGTTTGGCAATCAGATGAGCGAGCAGCAGAAAAAGCAAATTATGGCTCGTATGAAAAACTTTTTAGAAAAAACTTATACGTTAAGCTTTAATAGAAATGAATCTTCTTTTAAAGAAGATGTTAAACTAGATGCTCCAGGATCTTCTGGTCCAAGATGGGGTGCAAGTAATGGTCAAGGTTCTATATATAAAAACCTAAAAGAACGTGAGATGATTGAAGATGTTGAGCAATTTAGCAAACGTTTTTTAGTTGTTGAGCCAATGGATCAACCAAAATGGGAATTAGGTACAGAAAGTAAAAAAATTGGTCAGTATACTGTTTATAAAGCTACAATGACCACTGTAGATAATAAAATAGATTGGGGAGGTATTTTTAGAAGAGGTAGAAGAAATCAAGCAAAAGATTCTACAAATACAGAAGATAAGGAAGAAGTTAAAATGTTGAATGTTACTGCTTGGTACACACCACAAATTCCTGTTAGTTCAGGTCCTGAATCTTACTGGGGTTTACCTGGTTTAATTTTAGAAATAAACGCAGATAGAACTACAATGTTATGTACAGAGATTATTATTAACCCTTCAGAATCTATAGAAATAGAAAAACCGAAAAAAGGGAAAAAAGTTTCTAGAGAAGAGTACAACAAAATTATCAAAGTAAAAACAGAAGAACTTAAAGAACGTTTTCAAAACAGACGTAGAGGAGGAGGAAGAGGATTTTAA
- a CDS encoding TonB-dependent receptor, which yields MKKLLLIAIFMVSWATTAQIKYSGVVKDSIGEPLEMANVIALDTVAKRIASYGFTDAKGVFKLDLAKNTVYNIKISYVGFKEISENIKTGETDMSKNYTMYEDNMLEGINIVAKMPVTVKGDTIIYNADSFKNGSERKLKDVLEKLPGVEINDAGQIEVEGKAVEKIMVDGKEFFSGDTKLATENIPSNAVDKIQVLRNYSNVSQLSGVQNNQDRVAINIKLKEGKKNFWFGDISAGGGQSQDETLYLFQPKLFYYTPKYTINIIGDVNNLGDVVISRRDARSFGGSFQSQSPSNGTNISLGDAGIGFLNAGARNANRIETKLSALNFSYSPNPKLDLSGFLIWSGNSNGQRNINDIDYVDPTIPDEFRDTRTNQTSNTGLFRFSTVYKKDFNNQLNYNISGRFSNEFSNESVDSRVLSDINQFESATPYTINQDFSYFYTASEKSIFALEVKHLLQDEDPFYIASLENDPNNNDDADNDGFDDAAETLGLDRSNMFYTLEQDRKVKSNQLDAKLDYYYILNQKSNLNFVAGTILSQQNFDSRFFQILDNGAELDPNPTIPGIVDPQTTNDTEYNFTDIYAGLRYRLRSGIFTFTPGFTLHSYNSNNTQYGTETFEDKFFKLLPEFNVIAQFKQSESLNFTYRQQVNFTDVNQIARGIVANSYDSFFFGNSELINASFHNVSLNYRSFNLFNNSNVFARVNYTKTIDQVNRNTIFEPGSVVSSSNSINSPLDNENFTAILSAGKTFGKIQTRLGGNYNFNRSYQFINSLENTNENISYGFNTRIGTNFRKAPNVTLRYNISFSNQENSARPDIVKTVRHTPSINFDAYIWKSVTLTSDYSFTDQRQNGVSANSFSLWNAKLAYRKDSDAKWEYEVVGNNLLATGSQASVSQSVFAFTLNERFILPRFISFRVRYQL from the coding sequence ATGAAAAAACTACTACTTATCGCCATTTTTATGGTGTCTTGGGCTACTACTGCCCAAATTAAATACTCAGGAGTTGTAAAAGATTCTATAGGTGAGCCATTAGAAATGGCAAACGTTATTGCTTTAGATACTGTTGCTAAAAGAATTGCATCTTATGGTTTTACAGACGCTAAAGGAGTTTTCAAACTAGATTTAGCAAAAAACACAGTTTATAATATTAAAATTAGTTATGTTGGTTTTAAAGAAATTAGCGAAAACATAAAAACTGGTGAAACAGATATGTCTAAAAACTACACAATGTATGAAGACAATATGTTAGAAGGGATTAATATTGTAGCAAAAATGCCAGTAACTGTTAAGGGTGATACCATTATTTACAATGCAGATTCCTTTAAAAATGGTTCTGAAAGAAAACTAAAAGATGTATTAGAAAAACTACCAGGTGTAGAAATAAATGATGCAGGCCAAATTGAAGTAGAAGGTAAAGCTGTCGAAAAAATTATGGTAGATGGTAAAGAGTTTTTTAGTGGAGATACTAAATTAGCTACAGAAAACATACCTTCTAATGCTGTAGATAAAATACAGGTATTAAGAAACTACTCTAATGTAAGCCAATTAAGTGGTGTACAAAACAATCAAGATAGAGTTGCTATAAACATTAAATTAAAAGAAGGTAAAAAGAACTTTTGGTTTGGAGATATCTCTGCAGGTGGAGGTCAATCTCAAGATGAAACTTTGTATTTGTTTCAGCCAAAATTATTTTATTACACACCAAAATATACCATCAACATTATTGGTGATGTAAATAACCTTGGTGATGTTGTTATAAGTAGAAGAGATGCTAGAAGTTTTGGAGGAAGTTTTCAAAGTCAAAGTCCTTCTAATGGAACAAATATTAGTTTGGGAGATGCAGGTATTGGTTTTTTAAATGCTGGTGCAAGAAATGCAAATAGAATAGAAACAAAGTTATCAGCATTAAACTTTAGTTATTCTCCAAACCCTAAATTAGATTTAAGCGGATTTTTAATTTGGTCTGGAAACAGCAATGGACAAAGAAATATTAATGATATTGATTATGTAGATCCTACAATTCCAGATGAATTTAGAGATACAAGAACAAACCAAACAAGTAATACTGGTTTATTTAGATTTAGTACTGTTTATAAGAAAGATTTTAACAATCAGTTAAATTATAATATTTCTGGACGTTTTTCTAACGAGTTTAGCAATGAGTCTGTAGATTCTAGAGTACTAAGTGATATTAATCAGTTCGAAAGTGCAACACCATACACTATAAATCAAGACTTTAGTTATTTCTACACAGCAAGCGAAAAAAGTATTTTTGCTTTAGAGGTAAAACATTTATTACAAGATGAAGATCCTTTTTATATAGCTTCTTTAGAAAATGATCCAAATAATAATGATGATGCAGATAATGATGGTTTTGATGATGCTGCAGAAACTTTAGGTTTAGACAGGTCTAATATGTTTTATACATTAGAGCAAGACAGAAAGGTAAAATCGAATCAATTAGATGCAAAATTAGATTACTACTATATTTTAAATCAAAAAAGTAACTTAAACTTTGTTGCTGGTACTATATTAAGTCAACAAAATTTTGATTCTCGTTTTTTCCAAATTTTAGACAATGGTGCAGAATTAGATCCTAATCCAACAATACCTGGTATTGTAGATCCTCAAACAACCAATGATACTGAGTATAATTTTACTGATATTTATGCAGGTTTAAGATATAGATTAAGATCAGGAATTTTTACTTTTACACCTGGTTTTACATTACATTCTTACAACTCAAATAATACACAATATGGTACTGAAACGTTTGAAGACAAATTCTTTAAATTATTACCAGAGTTTAATGTTATTGCACAGTTTAAGCAAAGTGAGAGTTTAAATTTTACATATAGACAACAAGTAAACTTTACAGATGTTAACCAGATTGCTAGAGGTATAGTTGCCAATAGTTACGATTCTTTCTTTTTTGGAAATTCAGAATTAATTAATGCAAGTTTTCATAATGTAAGTTTAAACTATAGAAGTTTTAATCTGTTCAACAACAGTAATGTTTTTGCTAGAGTTAATTATACTAAAACAATAGATCAAGTAAACAGGAATACAATTTTTGAACCAGGTTCTGTAGTTTCTAGTAGTAACTCTATCAACTCTCCTTTAGATAATGAAAACTTTACAGCCATATTATCTGCAGGAAAAACATTTGGAAAAATTCAAACACGTTTAGGAGGTAATTATAATTTTAATAGAAGTTATCAATTCATCAACTCTTTAGAGAATACCAATGAGAATATAAGTTATGGTTTTAATACAAGAATTGGTACTAACTTTAGAAAAGCACCAAATGTTACTTTAAGGTATAATATTAGTTTTAGCAACCAAGAAAATAGTGCAAGACCAGATATTGTTAAAACAGTTAGACATACACCATCTATAAATTTTGATGCTTACATTTGGAAATCTGTAACATTAACTTCAGATTATTCATTTACAGATCAAAGACAAAATGGTGTTTCTGCAAACTCATTTAGTTTATGGAATGCAAAATTAGCTTATAGAAAAGATAGTGATGCAAAATGGGAATATGAAGTAGTAGGGAATAACTTATTAGCAACTGGTTCACAAGCCTCAGTTAGTCAGAGTGTATTTGCATTTACATTAAATGAGAGATTTATTTTACCAAGATTCATAAGTTTTAGAGTGCGTTATCAATTATAA
- the gldA gene encoding gliding motility-associated ABC transporter ATP-binding subunit GldA — protein sequence MSIQVTSVSKLYKEQKALDAISFSAKKGEVIGFLGPNGAGKSTMMKILTGFISPNSGDVLVDDIDVMQNPIEAQKTIGYLPEHNPLYAEMYVREYLQFRAQIFKVDKKQIENCIERVGLTAEAHKKINQLSKGYQQRVGIAAAILHNPSVLILDEPTTGLDPNQLVEIRALIKSLGQEKTILLSTHIMQEVEAVCDKVIIIKKGKILLDEQLSNLNPKKQQTIEVAFNSLIDEGVFQQLQDLKSAKNIGENIWQLTFTSEDDKRPKVFDFAQQNNLQILELSAKNKNLEMLFREITA from the coding sequence ATGTCTATACAAGTAACATCAGTTTCTAAATTATATAAAGAGCAAAAGGCTCTAGATGCTATTTCTTTTTCAGCTAAGAAAGGAGAAGTTATTGGCTTTTTAGGACCAAATGGTGCAGGTAAATCTACTATGATGAAAATCTTAACAGGTTTTATTTCACCAAATTCTGGTGATGTTTTAGTTGATGACATAGATGTGATGCAAAACCCAATTGAGGCTCAAAAAACTATTGGTTATTTACCAGAACACAATCCTTTATATGCAGAAATGTATGTGAGAGAATATTTACAATTTAGAGCCCAAATTTTTAAGGTTGATAAAAAACAGATTGAGAATTGTATAGAAAGAGTTGGTTTAACTGCAGAGGCTCACAAAAAGATAAATCAACTTTCTAAAGGATATCAACAGAGAGTGGGCATTGCAGCTGCTATTTTGCATAACCCATCCGTTTTAATTTTAGATGAACCAACTACAGGTTTAGACCCTAATCAATTAGTAGAAATTAGAGCATTAATAAAAAGTTTAGGACAAGAGAAAACAATACTATTATCTACACACATAATGCAGGAAGTAGAAGCTGTTTGCGATAAAGTAATCATCATAAAAAAAGGTAAAATTTTACTTGACGAACAACTAAGTAATTTGAACCCAAAAAAGCAACAAACCATAGAAGTTGCTTTTAATTCTTTGATAGATGAAGGTGTTTTTCAACAATTACAAGATTTGAAATCTGCCAAGAATATTGGCGAAAATATTTGGCAGTTAACTTTTACTTCAGAGGATGATAAGCGTCCAAAAGTGTTTGATTTTGCACAACAAAACAATCTTCAAATTTTAGAATTGAGTGCGAAGAATAAAAATTTAGAAATGCTTTTTAGAGAAATTACAGCTTAA